The DNA segment CTCGCAGCTCGTCCAGGGTAACCACCCCTTTGTGCGTCTGGACAAGCTCCACAAAGGCCTGGCGCTCTCGGGTCTCCCATTCGCGGGCCGGGTCATCGCTGCCGAACACAAAGGCAAACACCGACTGGTGCAGCGGCGGCCCATCCCCCTCGCTGCGACTGGCTGACCAGTCCAGGCCGTTCGACCGGGTCCTGCTCCCGCCTATGCCGCTGCCAATAGCCGCACCGCGATAGCCATAGCCCCGACGTCGGCCGCTGAACATCCAGAGCCAGAACACCTGCTGGATCAGACGGGTCATCATGTATGTGCCGCCAATGCTGCGACCCCGTGATCGTCCCTCGGACTTTGCGCTGGCCGCCAGCGAGGCCATCAGGGCCGCGATCACCAGCGCCACAAACAGCACAAAATAGCCTACCAGCATCAGCATAATCCACAGCTTGAACACCAGTTTCCCCACAGCCGCTGCACCTCGCCCGATCCGCCGCAGCAGCCTGGCAGCCCGTGCCCGCGGGCTGCGTTCCCGATGGTGCACCCCATGCGGAAAATGGTACAGAATCTCGCCCGATTCGGTTACTCGCAGATGTCCGCGGTAATCCCTGACCACCTGCGGCAGGGTTTCCTCAATCTGCAGTCGCGGCAGCCCGGTAGCCGCGATCAGATCGGCAACCGTGGCTTCCCGGCCACGCTTGCGAAAGGCCTGAACCAGCCTGGACTCGACAGCTCGTCGATTGTACGAATATATTGGAGGCTTCATAGAATCAATCTACCGCAGCCCGATCGCTTGGGCAATGCGAATGCCCGCCCCGTGATTGACAAATTGTTCGCCCCAGTGCCGCGGTGCCCCTTTGACTCGAATCCTTAGTGTACTATATAATTAACCCTATATGAACTTTCGACATCCAACAGCAGAAGACGGCGCCGCAATCTGGCGCATCGTCCGTGATTCCGGGGTGCTGGATCTGAACTCCAGCTACTGCTATCTGATGATGGGGCATTACTTCGGTGATACCTGCATCGTAGCCGAGGATCCACATACCGATCCCGCAGCCAACGGCGACCGCCTGGCCGGTTTTATTGTGGGCTTTCGCCCGCCGCAGGATCCGGCGACCCTGTTTGTCTGGCAGGTTGCGGTAGATCCCGGACATCGCGGCAAAGGTGTCGGCAGCCGCATGCTGCAGGCACTCCTGGCAGCCCAGCCGGCGGAAGAGATCCACTATATCGAG comes from the Spirochaeta africana DSM 8902 genome and includes:
- the ectA gene encoding diaminobutyrate acetyltransferase; its protein translation is MNFRHPTAEDGAAIWRIVRDSGVLDLNSSYCYLMMGHYFGDTCIVAEDPHTDPAANGDRLAGFIVGFRPPQDPATLFVWQVAVDPGHRGKGVGSRMLQALLAAQPAEEIHYIEATISPSNTASQALFRKAAATLKTDCSVSDLFLADMFPGSGEHEPEHRYRIGPFTLSNSANQ